A genomic segment from Spinacia oleracea cultivar Varoflay chromosome 3, BTI_SOV_V1, whole genome shotgun sequence encodes:
- the LOC110805645 gene encoding 14-3-3 protein 4: MLAVEGSREENVYLAKLAEQAERYEEMVEFMEKVAKTADVELTVEERNLLSVAYKNVIGARRASWRITSSIEQKEESRGNEDHVTIIKEYRGKIEAELSKICEGILKLLDSHLVPSATASESKVFYLKMKGDYHRYLAEFKSGTERKDAAEHTLLAYKSAQDIALTELPPTHPIRLGLALNFSVFYYEILNSPDRACALAKQAFDEAISELDTLGEESYKDSTLIMQLLRDNLTLWTSDNAEDVGDEIKEASKDEAAPGQQ, encoded by the exons ATGTTGGCGGTAGAAGGATCCCGGGAAGAGAATGTGTACTTGGCGAAATTGGCTGAGCAGGCTGAGAGGTACGAGGAAATGGTAGAGTTCATGGAGAAGGTTGCAAAGACTGCGGATGTTGAGTTGACTGTGGAGGAAAGGAACCTCCTTTCTGTGGCTTATAAGAATGTTATTGGAGCCAGGAGAGCTTCATGGAGAATCACCTCTTCCATTGAACAAAAGGAGGAGAGCCGTGGAAATGAGGACCATGTAACCATCATCAAGGAATACAGAGGGAAAATCGAGGCTGAACTCAGCAAGATCTGTGAAGGGATATTGAAACTTCTTGATTCACATCTTGTCCCATCTGCAACTGCTTCTGAGTCAAAGGTGTTTTATCTTAAGATGAAGGGTGATTACCATAGGTATTTGGCTGAATTCAAGAGTGGAACTGAAAGAAAGGATGCTGCTGAGCACACCTTGTTGGCTTACAAGTCTGCTCAG GACATTGCGCTCACTGAATTACCTCCTACTCACCCAATAAGGCTTGGGCTTGCTCTTAATTTCTCCGTCTTCTACTATGAGATCTTGAATTCCCCTGATCGTGCTTGTGCTCTGGCTAAACAG GCTTTTGACGAAGCCATTTCAGAGCTGGACACTCTCGGTGAGGAATCCTACAAGGACAGCACCTTGATTATGCAGCTCCTTCGCGACAATTTGACACTATGGACTTCTGACAATGCg GAGGATGTTGGGGATGAGATCAAGGAAGCTTCAAAAGATGAAGCAGCTCCTGGGCAACAATGA